Proteins from a single region of Lentimicrobium saccharophilum:
- a CDS encoding glycosyltransferase family 2 protein, with translation MNEANIAVLIPVHNGLHFTSKCLKDLYHQINLLSNETKKFTIVVIDDGSTDKSQEWIKANYPETVILNGDGSLWWGGGINKGTQYAIDELKCDYVLWWNNDIHTDGDYFRNLLLIASETEENTIIGSKIYFADKPEVIWSMGGIFDTRSGRKYTIGMLQKDSEQFSRPIEADWLPGMGTLIHRSVFEKIGYVNATDFPQYHGDSDFTFRAKLAGYRILVSPLLKIWNDKSNSGLHHYNSFRLLIKSLTDIKSNNNVKKDVLFYHKYATSPVAYIALAHKYIYYIGGFFKWKILSLAGFKKRDSQLK, from the coding sequence ATGAACGAAGCAAACATAGCCGTCCTTATTCCTGTGCATAACGGGTTGCATTTCACTTCAAAGTGCCTGAAGGATTTGTATCATCAGATCAACCTGCTCAGCAACGAAACAAAAAAATTCACCATCGTTGTTATTGATGATGGATCTACAGATAAAAGCCAGGAATGGATTAAGGCCAACTATCCTGAAACCGTAATATTGAATGGAGATGGCAGTCTGTGGTGGGGAGGAGGCATCAATAAGGGAACTCAGTATGCCATTGATGAACTTAAATGTGATTATGTTCTTTGGTGGAACAATGATATACATACGGACGGCGATTATTTCAGGAATCTGCTGCTGATAGCCAGCGAAACTGAGGAAAATACAATTATTGGCTCGAAAATATATTTTGCTGACAAGCCGGAAGTTATCTGGTCAATGGGAGGAATTTTCGATACCAGGTCCGGCAGAAAATATACCATCGGGATGCTTCAGAAAGATTCAGAGCAATTCAGCCGGCCTATTGAAGCTGACTGGCTCCCCGGAATGGGGACACTTATACACCGTTCCGTTTTCGAGAAGATTGGATACGTTAATGCAACTGATTTCCCCCAATATCATGGTGACAGTGATTTCACTTTCAGGGCAAAACTTGCGGGATACCGTATTTTAGTATCACCATTGCTGAAGATATGGAACGACAAAAGCAATTCCGGGCTGCATCATTATAACAGTTTCCGATTGCTTATTAAATCACTGACCGATATCAAATCAAACAATAATGTGAAGAAGGATGTTCTTTTCTATCACAAATACGCCACCTCACCGGTGGCATATATTGCATTGGCTCACAAATACATATATTACATCGGCGGATTTTTTAAATGGAAAATTCTCAGCCTGGCGGGTTTTAAAAAACGCGATTCCCAACTGAAATAG
- the amaB gene encoding L-piperidine-6-carboxylate dehydrogenase translates to MISSDNHRIAEFLSRLGISEHNKGATSGTVWIDTKGGPNPSYSPADGKLIASVTLATGDDYAVITQKATEAFKIWRMIPAPKRGEIVRQIGNRLREFKEPLGSLVSYEMGKVYQEGLGEVQEMIDIADFAVGLSRQLYGFTMHSERERHRMYDQYHPLGVVGVISAFNFPVAVWAWNAMIAMVCGNVVIWKPSSKVMLSAIAVHKIIEKVLADNEVPEGVLNLIAGSSKHMGDNFLSDKRIPLISVTGSTRVGRHVSKTVGERLGRCILELGGNNAIIVSQYGNLNMALRASLFGAVATSGQRCTSTRRLLIHDCIFDKFRDKLIDAYKQLRIGHPLDPSTVVGPLVDKDAVRAFLDAQARIVEEGGKIVYGGQVLSGEEFASGCYVIPCIAEVENDFSIVQEETFAPILYLIKYKTLDEAIELHNAVPQGLSSAIFSRNIIETERFLSHEGSDCGIANVNIATNGAEIGGAFGGEKETGGGRESGSDAWKAYMRRQTNTINFSTELPLAQGIKFDAFDD, encoded by the coding sequence ATGATATCTTCCGACAATCACAGAATTGCTGAATTTCTCTCCCGTTTAGGCATTTCAGAACACAACAAGGGTGCAACTTCCGGGACAGTATGGATTGATACGAAAGGAGGACCGAATCCATCCTACTCCCCCGCCGATGGCAAACTGATTGCCTCGGTAACACTTGCCACCGGAGATGACTACGCTGTCATCACTCAAAAAGCAACTGAAGCATTCAAAATATGGAGAATGATTCCGGCTCCTAAAAGAGGAGAAATTGTCAGGCAGATCGGAAACAGGCTGAGGGAATTCAAGGAGCCGCTCGGATCACTGGTGTCGTATGAGATGGGTAAAGTATACCAGGAAGGTTTGGGTGAAGTTCAGGAAATGATTGACATTGCAGATTTTGCAGTCGGACTTTCCAGACAGTTATATGGATTCACCATGCATTCCGAAAGGGAGCGCCATCGGATGTACGATCAGTATCACCCGCTTGGTGTTGTCGGAGTGATTTCCGCTTTTAATTTCCCGGTCGCCGTTTGGGCATGGAACGCCATGATAGCAATGGTTTGCGGAAATGTGGTAATATGGAAACCTTCATCCAAAGTGATGTTGAGCGCGATCGCTGTGCATAAAATCATTGAAAAGGTGCTGGCCGACAATGAAGTTCCAGAAGGTGTGCTGAATCTGATCGCGGGAAGCTCTAAACACATGGGAGATAACTTCCTTTCGGACAAGCGCATTCCATTGATTTCTGTCACTGGCTCCACCAGGGTGGGCAGGCATGTAAGTAAAACAGTCGGAGAACGTCTGGGCCGATGTATCCTTGAGTTGGGCGGAAACAACGCCATTATCGTTTCGCAATACGGAAACCTCAACATGGCTTTACGGGCCAGCCTTTTCGGGGCAGTAGCCACATCAGGACAGCGGTGCACGTCAACCAGGCGGTTATTGATCCATGACTGTATCTTTGATAAATTCCGCGATAAACTGATCGATGCTTACAAGCAACTCAGGATCGGGCATCCGCTGGACCCGTCAACCGTAGTCGGGCCTCTGGTTGACAAGGATGCGGTCAGAGCGTTTCTTGATGCTCAGGCCAGGATCGTTGAAGAAGGCGGAAAAATAGTATACGGCGGTCAGGTTCTTAGTGGTGAAGAATTTGCATCGGGATGTTACGTCATACCTTGTATTGCCGAGGTTGAAAACGATTTCAGTATCGTTCAGGAGGAAACCTTTGCGCCCATTTTATACCTGATCAAATACAAGACGCTCGATGAGGCAATTGAACTGCACAATGCCGTTCCACAAGGACTTTCATCAGCAATTTTTTCAAGAAACATTATAGAAACAGAACGCTTCCTTTCACACGAGGGTTCCGACTGTGGCATAGCGAATGTAAACATTGCCACAAACGGAGCAGAGATCGGCGGTGCATTCGGGGGTGAAAAAGAAACGGGCGGAGGCCGGGAATCAGGCTCCGATGCCTGGAAAGCCTATATGCGGAGGCAGACAAACACCATCAATTTTTCCACCGAATTGCCATTGGCACAAGGTATAAAATTTGATGCCTTTGATGATTAA
- a CDS encoding FkbM family methyltransferase, producing MNHLKDFLKTQLIKVFPSAYKKRHYRFLENLNWNNIPAEEGELLLMPYFLNDNTLFFDIGANTGIYTSFAQKFIPGESVYAFEPIPELYTRLKYLFRKSNIYKMAFSNEISEKQFKIPSICGKEFKSRGTLNVSYKENDETKSRVIDVSTDTIDSFVKKKNISKIGFVKIDVEGHELQVIEGGIETLKEQKPVLQIEIEQRHYQRNISEIIDFIKDAGYFCYYLDPKAWILKKLEVDPVSLQKEDHFKTAQYIHNFIFLPVNTKWDSAVSSINQDIRLARSGN from the coding sequence ATGAATCATCTGAAGGATTTTTTAAAAACACAATTGATCAAGGTTTTCCCCTCTGCCTATAAGAAGCGCCATTACAGGTTTCTGGAAAACCTGAACTGGAATAACATTCCTGCGGAGGAAGGAGAGCTGCTCCTTATGCCGTATTTCCTTAATGATAATACTTTATTTTTTGACATCGGCGCGAATACCGGAATTTACACATCCTTCGCCCAGAAATTCATTCCCGGCGAATCGGTTTATGCCTTTGAACCAATCCCTGAACTATATACCCGGTTAAAATACTTGTTCAGAAAATCAAACATATACAAAATGGCATTCTCCAATGAAATCAGCGAGAAGCAGTTTAAGATCCCTTCCATTTGCGGAAAAGAGTTTAAGTCGAGGGGCACCCTGAATGTCAGTTACAAAGAAAACGATGAAACAAAATCCCGTGTTATTGATGTAAGCACAGATACCATTGATAGCTTTGTAAAGAAAAAAAATATATCAAAAATCGGATTTGTAAAAATTGATGTAGAAGGCCATGAACTACAAGTAATTGAAGGTGGAATTGAAACACTGAAAGAGCAAAAGCCCGTTCTGCAGATTGAAATAGAACAGCGCCATTATCAAAGAAATATCAGTGAGATTATCGATTTTATTAAAGATGCCGGTTATTTCTGCTATTATCTTGATCCGAAGGCCTGGATACTTAAAAAACTGGAAGTTGATCCCGTCAGTCTGCAGAAAGAAGATCATTTCAAGACTGCGCAATATATACACAACTTTATTTTCCTGCCTGTCAACACAAAATGGGACTCAGCAGTTTCAAGTATAAATCAGGATATCAGATTGGCCAGATCAGGGAATTAA
- a CDS encoding glycosyltransferase, translating to MKVSIFNGAGQVDYLYGLVSGLAQFKEDQINVLDADVTGDLFLQYPNVRYIPVFRFLPKNSSFFSKGLNIVRFYFRQIWYLLTSSPGIVHFQWLDRYKLIDRLILPTIARMMGNKVVLTVHNINAGSRDNKDSKINRLTLKYLYRISNHLIVHTPLSKSELITEFGTQDSKISVVRHGLNNRVSHKGLKSREGRELLGIRDNEKTVLFFGNIDHYKGLDILIKCLDFLPDNIIDNFRLLIAGNSKDENYTGKILSDISDSTHSQLINYRICYIPDEDVEQYFTAADCIVLPYRKIYQSGVIFMAYTFGLPIIVTDIGNFKNDMLEGKTGMIIKENTPEMLSKTITDFFSSEMYLKLSETRGFIKKWAIENYGWESIGKETRNCYLKLFK from the coding sequence ATGAAAGTTTCAATTTTTAATGGTGCAGGACAGGTTGATTATTTGTACGGGCTGGTTTCCGGACTTGCCCAGTTTAAAGAAGACCAGATTAATGTTCTGGATGCCGATGTAACCGGTGATTTATTCCTTCAATATCCCAATGTCAGATATATTCCGGTTTTCAGGTTTCTGCCAAAGAATTCTTCCTTTTTCAGTAAAGGGTTAAACATCGTGCGGTTTTATTTCAGACAAATATGGTACCTTCTCACCTCTTCTCCGGGAATTGTTCATTTTCAATGGCTTGACAGATATAAACTTATTGACAGGCTTATTCTGCCAACGATTGCCAGAATGATGGGCAACAAGGTTGTATTGACCGTTCACAATATAAATGCCGGCAGCAGAGACAATAAAGATTCAAAGATTAACAGGCTGACGCTAAAATATCTTTACCGGATATCAAACCACCTGATTGTGCATACTCCTTTAAGTAAATCTGAACTGATTACTGAATTTGGCACCCAGGATTCTAAAATTTCCGTTGTCAGGCATGGTTTGAACAACAGGGTCAGTCACAAAGGATTGAAATCCCGGGAAGGCAGAGAATTGCTTGGCATCCGTGACAATGAAAAAACAGTGCTGTTTTTCGGCAATATCGATCATTATAAAGGGCTTGATATCCTGATCAAATGTCTTGACTTCTTGCCTGATAACATTATAGACAATTTCCGGCTGCTCATCGCCGGTAACTCAAAAGATGAGAATTACACTGGAAAAATACTATCCGACATTTCGGACTCCACTCACAGTCAGCTGATTAATTACAGAATATGCTATATCCCTGATGAGGATGTAGAGCAATACTTTACAGCTGCTGATTGCATCGTACTGCCATACAGAAAAATATATCAGTCAGGTGTCATTTTTATGGCATATACCTTTGGATTACCAATTATTGTGACAGATATAGGAAATTTTAAAAATGACATGCTGGAAGGTAAAACCGGCATGATAATCAAAGAAAATACACCGGAAATGCTTTCCAAAACCATTACTGACTTCTTTAGTTCGGAGATGTATCTTAAACTCTCGGAAACAAGGGGTTTTATTAAAAAATGGGCCATTGAAAATTATGGTTGGGAAAGTATTGGGAAAGAAACCCGTAACTGCTACCTGAAATTATTTAAATAA
- a CDS encoding lipopolysaccharide biosynthesis protein, which yields MKKLLLRYIERFNSGHSRSVKARKNILASFFIKGVSIIVGFIFVPLLIGYLGEVEYGIWITMSSILAWVNYFDIGLGNGLRNRFAESLAKGEHQMARIYVSTAYASLSLLFGSFFLVFMAINPLLSWYEILKAPASLADELNILVIITFGFFLLRFTLRLIAIIIIADQRPALSNVFDPLANLISLLAVLVLIQTSETSLLVLGIILGAAPVLVLALATIHFFRHDYRDYRPSIRLINFKYFKDLTGLGAKFFIIQITVVIIMSTNNFIITRVVGPEAVTAYNVAYKYFGLLLMLFTIITNTYWSAYTEAFIKKDFAWIRRVTGNLVKGWIAILFILAAMLVIAPYFYHVWIRDKVEIPFLLSAFTALFIGIYIWYIIFIYFINGTGKITLQLYVCVIVAVLNIPVSVFFARYLGLGSAGVILGSCVTYLPGAIIAPIQYRKIITGKDNGIWGK from the coding sequence ATGAAGAAACTGCTCCTGCGCTACATAGAAAGGTTCAATTCAGGTCATAGCCGCAGTGTAAAAGCCAGAAAAAACATTCTCGCATCTTTCTTCATTAAAGGTGTCAGTATAATTGTCGGTTTTATCTTCGTACCGTTACTTATCGGTTATCTGGGTGAGGTTGAATACGGTATATGGATTACAATGAGTTCCATCCTGGCCTGGGTGAATTACTTTGACATCGGGCTGGGCAACGGTCTGAGAAACCGGTTCGCGGAATCACTGGCCAAAGGGGAACATCAGATGGCCAGGATATACGTGAGCACTGCCTATGCCTCTTTAAGCCTGCTGTTCGGATCATTCTTCCTGGTCTTTATGGCAATCAATCCGTTGCTAAGCTGGTACGAAATCCTCAAGGCCCCGGCATCATTGGCAGACGAGCTTAACATACTGGTAATTATTACTTTTGGGTTCTTTCTGCTCAGATTTACGCTCAGATTAATTGCCATTATTATTATTGCCGACCAACGGCCCGCGCTTAGCAATGTTTTCGATCCGCTTGCAAACCTGATATCTCTGCTGGCCGTATTGGTATTGATCCAGACTTCGGAAACATCCCTGCTTGTGCTGGGAATTATCCTGGGAGCTGCGCCTGTTCTGGTGCTGGCATTGGCCACGATCCATTTCTTCAGACACGATTACCGGGACTACCGGCCCTCCATCAGGCTGATTAATTTCAAGTATTTTAAAGACCTTACAGGGCTGGGAGCGAAATTTTTTATAATTCAGATTACAGTGGTGATTATCATGTCGACCAACAACTTTATAATTACACGGGTTGTCGGCCCTGAGGCAGTAACTGCTTATAATGTTGCCTATAAGTATTTCGGACTGTTGCTTATGCTATTCACCATAATTACAAACACTTACTGGTCAGCATATACAGAAGCCTTTATTAAGAAGGATTTTGCCTGGATTCGCAGGGTGACCGGAAATCTTGTAAAAGGCTGGATAGCTATACTCTTTATTCTCGCTGCAATGCTTGTTATTGCGCCATATTTCTATCATGTCTGGATACGTGACAAGGTGGAAATACCTTTCCTGCTTTCAGCATTCACTGCACTTTTCATCGGAATTTACATCTGGTACATTATTTTCATTTATTTCATTAACGGAACCGGCAAAATTACCCTGCAGCTCTATGTCTGTGTGATTGTGGCAGTTCTGAATATCCCCGTCTCAGTATTCTTTGCGAGGTATCTTGGCTTGGGCTCGGCCGGAGTAATCCTGGGTTCTTGCGTTACTTATCTTCCTGGTGCAATCATTGCACCGATTCAATACAGAAAGATCATCACCGGCAAAGACAACGGCATCTGGGGCAAGTAA